A genomic stretch from Garciella nitratireducens DSM 15102 includes:
- a CDS encoding tRNA 2-thiocytidine biosynthesis TtcA family protein — translation MKDKDIAGESCEILVPFHERKPLEEIEREIIKKYRKVLWSKFTKAIKDYQLVEEGDKIAVAISGGKDSMLMAKLFQELKKHNGQINFELEFIAMDPGYHPDIKNLLIENCEYLKIPIKIFESGIFKVVNEIARDYPCFMCAKMRRGALYSKAKELGCNKLALGHHFNDVIETTLLNLFYTGNFKTMLPKLKSSNFSDMELIRPLYYIEEKNIQRFIQNSGIWPLNCACMVAAKKIGSKRQEMKKLIEELKKTIPNADKSIFHSAKNVNMNAILGWQKNNKKYSYLDFY, via the coding sequence ATGAAGGATAAAGACATTGCAGGAGAAAGTTGTGAAATATTAGTTCCTTTTCATGAAAGAAAACCTCTAGAGGAAATAGAAAGAGAGATTATTAAAAAATATAGAAAAGTTTTGTGGTCTAAGTTTACAAAAGCAATTAAAGACTATCAATTAGTAGAAGAAGGGGATAAAATAGCTGTTGCTATCTCTGGTGGAAAAGATAGCATGCTTATGGCAAAACTTTTTCAAGAATTAAAAAAGCATAATGGACAAATAAATTTTGAATTAGAATTTATTGCAATGGATCCAGGATATCATCCTGATATTAAAAATTTATTAATAGAGAATTGTGAGTATTTAAAAATCCCTATTAAAATTTTTGAATCTGGAATTTTTAAAGTAGTGAATGAAATAGCGAGAGATTATCCGTGTTTTATGTGTGCAAAAATGAGAAGAGGGGCTCTTTACTCAAAAGCTAAAGAATTAGGATGTAATAAATTAGCTTTAGGACATCATTTTAATGATGTAATTGAAACCACTCTTTTAAACCTATTTTATACAGGAAATTTTAAAACCATGCTTCCAAAATTAAAATCCAGTAATTTTTCTGATATGGAACTTATTAGACCTCTTTATTATATAGAAGAAAAAAACATACAAAGATTCATTCAAAATAGTGGAATTTGGCCATTAAATTGTGCTTGCATGGTAGCAGCTAAAAAAATAGGAAGTAAAAGACAGGAGATGAAAAAGTTAATTGAAGAATTGAAAAAAACTATTCCTAATGCAGATAAATCCATTTTTCATTCTGCTAAAAATGTAAATATGAATGCAATTCTTGGATGGCAAAAAAATAATAAAAAATATTCTTATTTAGACTTTTATTAG
- a CDS encoding cell wall hydrolase, which yields MKKKNILAITLIFVLLFLSTTGVAASETGRTLKYADRGEDVVKLQQTLNQMGYYNYYIDGIYGKITERAVINFQIDHNIRIDGIAGTQTQSTLYSIPNTISSRGTTTRGTATTKNYDSNDIYWLARIIHAEAQAEPYEGKVAIGNVILNRVNSSAFPNTIYNVIFEYYGNIPQFSPVADGTIYNTPSPESIQAAKDAINGARPVGNATYFFNPNKAAGSWIVKNKAYVTRIGGHVFYQ from the coding sequence TTGAAAAAGAAAAATATTTTAGCAATTACATTAATTTTTGTATTATTATTTCTATCTACAACAGGAGTTGCTGCTAGTGAAACAGGAAGAACTTTAAAATATGCAGATCGTGGAGAAGATGTTGTGAAACTACAACAAACATTAAACCAAATGGGATACTATAATTATTATATTGATGGAATCTATGGAAAAATAACAGAAAGAGCCGTTATTAATTTCCAAATAGACCACAACATAAGAATTGATGGTATTGCAGGAACACAAACACAAAGTACATTATATAGTATTCCTAATACTATTTCATCAAGAGGAACAACTACAAGAGGGACAGCTACGACAAAAAATTATGATTCAAATGATATCTATTGGTTAGCTCGAATTATTCATGCAGAAGCACAAGCAGAACCTTATGAAGGAAAAGTAGCAATTGGAAATGTTATTTTAAATAGAGTAAATTCTTCAGCATTTCCTAATACCATTTATAATGTAATTTTTGAGTATTATGGAAATATTCCTCAATTCAGCCCAGTTGCAGATGGTACTATTTATAACACACCATCTCCAGAAAGTATACAAGCAGCAAAAGATGCTATAAATGGTGCAAGACCTGTAGGAAATGCAACTTATTTCTTTAATCCTAACAAAGCAGCTGGCTCTTGGATTGTAAAAAACAAAGCTTATGTAACAAGAATTGGTGGACATGTATTTTATCAATAA
- the ftsH gene encoding ATP-dependent zinc metalloprotease FtsH, translating into MHEEKGPKKSIIYYYVIVLLIILLINIFILPIIQNKNIIEVDYGTFLKQVEKGNVKKVEIDGNQITYLVKNKDEKQIYVTGVMDDPDLVNRLYEAGVSFERVVPKENSPFVNFLLSWILPMFLFIGLGQLFARQLQKRIGGGRAMTFGKSNAKIYVKAETGKTFEDVAGQDEAKEALTEIVDFLHDPSKYTKIGAILPKGVLLVGPPGTGKTLLAQAVAGEANVPFFSISGSEFVEMFVGMGAAKVRDLFKQANEKAPCIVFIDEIDTIGKKRGDGNFGGNDEREQTLNQLLTEMDGFDGRKGVVILAATNRPESLDKALLRPGRFDRRIPVELPDLKGREAILRVHAKKVKTEEFLDFNVIARSTSGASGADLANIVNEAALRAVRQGREKVSQEDLEESVEVVIAGYQRKGAVISHKEKEIIAYHEIGHAIVAAKQTDSAPVHKITIIPRTSGALGYTMQVEQEEKTLLSKEQAFNKIATLTGGRAAEELIFGSYTSGASNDIEQATKIARAMVTRFGMSKSFDMMALETVNNPYLGGDTSLLCSSETAAKIDQEVLDIIKNAHEKAIEILKENQQKLYELAHYLLEKETITGEEFMKILSR; encoded by the coding sequence ATGCATGAAGAAAAAGGACCAAAAAAATCTATTATTTATTATTATGTGATTGTCCTTTTAATAATATTACTTATAAATATTTTTATTTTACCTATTATACAAAACAAAAATATTATCGAAGTAGACTATGGAACTTTTTTAAAACAAGTAGAAAAGGGCAATGTTAAAAAGGTAGAGATTGATGGAAATCAAATTACCTATCTTGTTAAAAATAAAGATGAAAAACAAATCTATGTAACAGGAGTTATGGATGATCCAGATTTAGTAAACAGATTATATGAAGCAGGAGTATCTTTTGAAAGAGTGGTTCCTAAAGAAAATTCTCCTTTCGTTAATTTTTTATTATCTTGGATTTTGCCTATGTTTTTATTTATTGGATTGGGACAATTATTTGCAAGACAACTGCAAAAACGTATTGGTGGCGGAAGAGCTATGACTTTTGGAAAAAGTAATGCAAAAATCTATGTAAAAGCAGAAACAGGTAAAACATTTGAAGATGTAGCAGGACAAGATGAAGCAAAAGAGGCTTTAACAGAGATTGTAGACTTTTTACATGATCCTAGCAAATATACAAAAATAGGAGCTATTTTACCTAAAGGAGTTTTACTTGTAGGACCTCCTGGTACAGGAAAAACATTATTAGCACAAGCGGTGGCTGGAGAAGCGAATGTTCCATTTTTTTCAATATCGGGCTCTGAATTTGTTGAAATGTTTGTAGGAATGGGAGCCGCAAAGGTACGTGATTTATTTAAACAGGCAAATGAAAAAGCTCCTTGCATTGTTTTTATTGACGAGATTGATACCATTGGGAAAAAACGTGGAGATGGAAATTTTGGAGGAAATGATGAAAGAGAACAAACTTTAAATCAGCTTCTAACAGAAATGGATGGATTTGATGGAAGAAAAGGAGTTGTTATTTTAGCTGCAACTAATAGGCCAGAATCTTTAGATAAAGCATTACTTCGTCCAGGTCGTTTTGATAGGCGTATTCCAGTAGAATTGCCAGATTTAAAAGGAAGGGAGGCAATTCTTAGAGTACATGCAAAAAAGGTAAAAACAGAGGAATTCCTTGACTTTAATGTAATTGCTAGATCTACATCAGGAGCATCAGGAGCAGACTTAGCAAATATTGTAAATGAAGCAGCTTTAAGGGCAGTAAGACAGGGAAGAGAAAAGGTATCTCAAGAAGATTTAGAAGAGTCTGTAGAAGTGGTTATTGCAGGGTATCAGCGTAAGGGAGCAGTAATTTCTCATAAAGAAAAAGAAATTATTGCTTATCATGAAATTGGTCATGCGATAGTAGCAGCCAAACAAACAGATTCGGCACCTGTTCACAAAATTACTATTATTCCACGTACTTCTGGAGCTTTAGGATATACTATGCAAGTAGAGCAAGAGGAAAAAACTTTATTAAGTAAAGAACAAGCTTTTAATAAGATTGCTACTCTTACTGGAGGACGTGCTGCAGAAGAATTGATATTTGGTAGCTATACTTCAGGAGCTTCTAACGATATTGAACAAGCAACAAAAATTGCCCGGGCAATGGTTACTCGTTTTGGAATGAGCAAAAGTTTTGATATGATGGCTCTAGAAACAGTAAATAATCCTTATTTAGGAGGAGATACTTCATTATTATGTTCCTCTGAAACTGCAGCAAAGATAGATCAAGAGGTATTAGATATTATAAAAAATGCGCATGAAAAGGCGATAGAAATCCTAAAAGAAAATCAACAAAAACTTTATGAATTGGCTCATTATTTATTAGAAAAAGAAACTATCACAGGAGAAGAATTTATGAAAATTCTCTCTAGATAG